The genomic segment gagggataAGAGGGGAGGGTGTTGCACAACATGTCAGAGAGAATATTACAGCAGttctttggcaggatagattagagataGAAGATGATGTACTCGTCGGCAGCTACAAGATAGAAACTACAGGATAGAAAcatgcactgagctcatctgccttttgtACAATACTTCCTGCATTAAAACGCACTCAGCTCATAACATGAGGCCCAGCAGGCTCAACCTTTTACTTTCTGACTctgtctgagatcttaacaacatctgtcccaATAACCACTCCACTATCGGTTTTGGCATTCTGCTTTACATCCCTCTGCATCTCGAGTATAAACCGTTTCACTCCCCCTCTTATATGAAAACTTCCCGCTGGGTTATTGGCTCccgtccagttcaggtgtaaactgaGAGAGTTGCTCGGTGCAGAGAAAATGAATGAACTGCACAATGTGGGGTGTTGTGACGTGGCCTCCAAGCAGGTGTAtgtgctgccccctagtgttcgGTCGGCAGATGACAAGCTCTGTTCTGGTCTTCTGCGGATTTCAGTGGCAGTCAGTGGACCCAGAGCTGCAGGCTGCGTTGTCGCCGATTTTTATATACAAGcccacagaacctcttttctGTCCTATAACACGAATCCGCTATCATCACCGCTGACCTCATCTCGTTCGTCCCTTTCTCTTCTGAATCACCAGAGCCAACCTCGTAGACATCATCTGCCAGACTTGCATCTACCCGGTTATTTGCACCCCTCTCCCTCGCCTAGAAGTCTACACAGTATTATGCCTGTTAATGAGGAGTTTGACCCGGGGCACTCTATACTGGGACTGGCTGTTTAATCCCTTTCatcctcctgactgtcacccagttccctgttaaccTTGGTCTAACTTCCTCCCTATCACCGCCCCCCTCAGCTTCCCGCATGATCCTGAGCTCATCACGTTCCATTTCCTTATCTCTGAGTGTTGGAAGCAGCAtccggatgcacttctcacaggtgaagtcgtcagagacactggaggtctccctgccgtCCCAGGTcacgcaagaggagcattcaaatATCACTCCAGGCATGCCTACTGCTCTTACTGTGCTCTTACTAAATCAAGCCTATCAACATTTACCCCTATCTTATCTTTATTTGCCCCCGCTTGGGAATCCGCTTCACAGATTGGTTgttgttcaaaaaaaaaaaaaaaaacgcgAGACACTGTTTTTTAATGCACATACAGTggaatgcaaaagtttggacactcCTGGTCAAACTTTCTTATACTGTGAAAAGATAAGCGTGTAAAAGatcacctgatttccaaaaggcataacctGAAAGATTACGCTTTTGGTTCATATTTTAAGCGGATTACTTTTCCTTTATTTCCATCTTGTACaatttaaaaataacaaaaaaggaaaagggcccgaagctaAAGTTTGGGCAGCCTGCTTGGCCAGTACTTAGGAACACCTCCTgtggcaaatatcacagcttaTAAACGCTCCTTATAGCCTGCTCAGAGTCTTTCAATTCCTCTTCAGGAATATTCTTCCATTCTTCCTGCAAAACGCTTCTAGTTctgagagattcttgggccgtcctgCGTATCTTTTCAGGTCTTCCACAGACTTTCGATGATGCTtgggtcgggggactgtgagagcCAGGGCAAAATCTTCAGTTTGCTCCCCTTCAGTTAgtctattgtggattttgaggtgtgtttaagttcattatcctgttgtagaagccatcctcttttcatcttcatctTTTTTACAAACAGTGTGccgttttatttattttttattttccagaatttgctgatatttaattaaattcattcttccctcttccaGTGAAATGTCCCCAGTGCCATTGgatgcaacacaagcccaaatcaTTATCGATCCACCCCCGAGCTTAACAGtcggagaggtgttcttttcatgaaattctgcacctttttttctctaAACATACCGTTGCTCATTGCAGACAATAAGTTCTGTTTTCACCTCATTAGTCCACGGCACTTGTTTGCAAAAtgaatcaggcttgtttagatgctcccttgcaaacttctgacgctgaattttctGGTGAGGactcaggaaaggttttcttcatatgactcttccatgaaggtcatatttgtgcaggtgtcgctgcacagtagaacagtgcaccagcACTCCAGAGtcagctaaatcttcctgaaggtcttttttCAGACAAACTGGGCTTTTGATTTGCCTCACCAGTAATCGTACGAGTAGATCTCTCGGAACATTTTCTGGTCTTCCAGCCCTCAACTTAACCTccccgttcctgttaactgccatttctgaattacattacgaactgaggaaacggctacctaaaAACGATTtgttatcttcttatagccttccctTGCTTTGTGGGCATGAATTATTTTATTTCTCAGAGGGTTATGCAGCTGCCtacaggagcccatggctgctgattgttgggataaggtttgaggagtcagggtctTTATAAAGGTTTCAAATTTGCATCACCTTGcttttcctaacgatgattgtgaacaagccataaccctaacaagctaattaaggtccgagactttggtaaaagttatctgagagctcaaatctcctgGGGTGACAAACCTTTGCATCGTCATCCTTTCCCTTTTTTtcgctctaaaattgtacaaaacaaaacaaatgcaCTAATCTTGAttacaatgttgaaaagaatgtttaaaCATTAACttaatgacttttggagatcaggaCATCTTCTATTCGTCTACACACACATTGCATGCCAGTCTACTTGCCCCGCTCCTGATCTCTGTTTGGAGGCAGTCCCGACGCCAAAATTGTAAGAATTTATCACATATTCCTCAAATCATAGAGTGGAACTCCCACCGGATCGTTCCATCACACAGTccttgggtcagacacagagtgaagcttcctccacaccgtcccatcacacagtcctgggatcagacacagagtgaagctccatccacaccgtcccatcacacagtcctgggatcagacacagagtgaagctccatccataccgtcccatcacacactccgggggtcagacacagagtgaatctccctccacaccgtcccatcacacactcccggggtcagaaacagagtgaatctccctccacactgtcccatcacacactcccggggtcagactcagagtgaatctccctccacaccgtcccatcacacacttccggggtcagacacagagtgaatctccctccgcatcgtccatcacacactccgggcatcagacacagagtgaatctccctccacaccgtcccatcacacactcctagggtcagacacagagtgaagctccatccacaccgtcccatcacacactccgggggtcagacacagagtgaagctccatctacACCGTCTCATTAGACTTTGTCTGGCACAGACACAAAGGGAAAATTCTTCTTCACTGTCCCGTCCTACACTTGCCGCCGTTCAAACACTATGTGTGGCTCCCCTCCAcccattcatttcgagaggactgtgATGTAAAACCAAGGTGGAATTTTACGGATCTGTGAGGTCATATTTGCAGTATTGTGATGTCAGTGACCTGTACTCGCTGggattgagaagaatgagggctgaccttATGGAAAGCTCTCGGATGGTGAAAGGctgtgacagagtggatgtgcagagaatgttcATTATTGTAGGGGAGTTtcggaccagatgacacagccagagaacagagggatatcttttagaaaggagatgaggaggattttccaCAACCAGAGCGTGgggaatctgcggaattcatagTCTCAGGAAGCCGAGGAGGCCCggccatttgggtatatttaaggctgagtttgatagagtcttgattagtcagggctggAAAGGTAACAGGGAGAGGGCGGGAAATTTgatgctgagagggaaatggatcagccgtgatgaaattcGGAACGAACtccatggtctaattctgctcctacgtcgcATAGACTTATTTGAAGTTCAGGGTCCCTGGCTGTCAGTAACTCAGAGGATCTATAGTGGGTCCAACACGTTCATGCAACCACGGAGGTATCATGTGTCATACTGAATAGGACGGACATGCGGGTTTCCGCAACTCCATTTCCCAGAGTACGGTGAAGTTACTATTCTTTTGCGACTCAGACTTGCAATTATTCCCTGTCCCATTCCTGCATGGTAAGTCTGTAATTAAAGACCTCTTGCTGAGCACTCAGCGATCAACCGTAAGAGTTACGTTTCCAGTCCAACTGTTTGTGATGTTTTCCGATTGGTATCGTGCCGTCTAGTTTATTTAGAGTCGATGGTTGTGTTAATTCCAGACGTTACTGTGTAAGTCTATTGTTAAAGGAATctagctgagcactcagtgctcaatcGTAAGAGTTACATTTCCAGTATTACCATTTGTGATGGTTTTCGATTGGTTTTCTGCAGTCTAATTTATTTTGAGTCTGAGTCTGAGTTAATTCTAGACCACATTCTGCATTTGAGTTCAACTGTATCCATAGCTGTCTCGTTACAGAAGGGATCACAGCTTTATGTGTTTGAGCACATGTGGGTTCTCATTGAAGATGAGGAATTTTCAATGGATGTACGTTGGAGACAGTTCAGTCTTGCCGGATCGCCTCCTGGTGTGCAGGCTGCAACGCACGGAATCTAAATAGGCTCCATAGGGTTCTAAGCTCAGACGACAGTCTGGCAGTCTCAGCCCTCCCCACAACCGAGGACATTTTCGTAAGGCGATGCCTCGAGAAGGCCGCATCCAtcactcaggaccctcaccaccctggAGAAGATCTGCCCGTTAGTACTAACAAGGAGGAGTCACAGGAGCCGAAACACCCACacacaacaattcagaaacagctccttcctctGAGCCGTCACGTATTTAAACGCATGAGCACAGACTCGACATTTTTGCTGTATTTATTCATACTATGTAATTTACATTAATTGTCATCTTTGACCGAATGAGCGACATGTTTGCGGTATTTATTAATGGTTGTAATTTACATTATTTCTAAATATTTGCACCGTACTGATGCTGCAAAAGAAGAAATTCCAGGCCGTATAAGTTTCAGATAATAAATGAAATAGCGATTTCGGTGGGAAACATCCGATACGAGTGGGCAGGACACTTGGCACGCTGGCCTTCACCAGTCGGGGCACTGAGTACCGGAGTCGGGAGGTCACATTGCAGTGTACAAGTCGTCGGTGAGGCCGCACACAGTTTTGGTCGCCctgctccaggaaaaatgccataGAGCTGGGAAGACTCCAGAGGGAGATTTACGGCGATATTGCAgggactcgagggactgagttatggagagagggagggaaggtcgGTACTTTATTCCCGGGAGCGTAGTTGTAATCTTACAGAGTTGCATAAACCCAAGACGGACAGAGACAGAGTGCAGGCGCACAGACTTTTACCCTGGGTCGGGGTATCGACAACCAGACGGCTCAGGGTGGAGGTGAGAGTGGGtgaaaaaggaggaagagaaatgaTCTGGGAGACGGAGGGTGTGGAGAGaacggggaggggagagagaaaattgGGCAGAGGGGTGCAGAAAGAGGTAGAGAGGGTAAAGAATTGGGTAGCGGGAGCGGCGAAAGAGCCGGCGGAGAAAGTGCGAGGGagtggcgagagagagagagagcaagggtGATGGGGAAGAGCGGGGTGGGGTGCGGGAATCACGAGAAATGAGGGAATAGATGTGTAGAGAGGTTTGTCGTTGTCtggagaatgggagtgggaaatgAGGCGGAGAATGGAGTGGGAGGGAGTAGCagtgagagtggggagggaaTTTGGGATgatggatggagggagagtgGAAGAGAGTTAAGGAGTAGAAATAGGGGGTAGTCCCGTGATTCATGAAGCCCCCACGGGTTGTTGACAGAGACCCTGGATGTTTTCAGGAATAGCTGGGTATAAAGGTGTAGACTTCTCGCAGATGAAATGACGATCACGATTGCAAGGGTCGTTCCTTCCTCTCGATTGGCACTGAATGCAGACGGGTGTTCCAAAGGACACGTAGTACAGCAAACCAGGGACCACTTTTCTATCAATGAGggttaaaaaaaatcaacacAGACAAAAATGCGCATCAGTAAACCAGATACCCTCGCAAAACTAATCTCATTAAACAGCGCTCTCCTCACAGCCATGAGACCGTCCCTAAACTAATCACACTGACCAACTCGGTCCggacagccctgtgtcagtctccagacTAATGTCACAACACCGCGGGCTACTCACAGCCTCCGGTCCGTCgccagactaatcccactgacgCACTTTCTCttcacagtcctgtatcagtccccataCGAATCCAACAGACAAACTCTCCACCGCCCCCAAATCTGCCTCAGTACCCAAACAAAGCCCCCTGTCCCACCCTCTCCACACAGGCTTATGACAGTCCCAAAATGAATCCCTCCCGCCTGCTCTCTTCCCGCAAAACTTTGGCGTTCCCCAAATTAATCCCATGGACCCTTCCTATCCCAACAGCTTCGTGTCAGcctccaaactaattccactacACCGCCCTCAACCCACAGGCACGGGTCCGTCGCAAAATTTGTACCACTGAAAaaccctctcccacagccctgcatcagtccgcaaactaatcccactgacccactctttgcacacagtctccaaactaattcgattgtcccactctctcccctcagatctctgtcagtccccaaattaatcccgCTGCCCAACTTTTTATCTCACAAATCAGCTCAGTGCCacgttctctccatctccccaAACCTTCGTGTCACTCTCTAAACTAATTCCGCTGCATCTCGCATTCCCACAGCCCTGCGTCAGTCAGCAAAATAATGCCAGGGTACTGATCTCTCCCTAGAGTTCCTGCCAGTCCTCAAGATGTTCCCACTGCCCTACACTTCCTCGACAGACACGTATCATTCCCCAGAATATTCCCATTGTGCCTCCCTCACCTGACAACCTCGGACAGACTTGAAACAATCCCAGTGGCACCGCTTCTTCCAACAAACCTATCTCAGTCCGtaaactgatccaattttctcccGTCAGTACCGTGTCATCCCCAAACTCTCACCCCACAGATCAGTCCAAATCTTACCCTTCttcgcattttccaatccagGATGCAGCGATACGGGAGGCAAGAGCGCGGTTAACAAAACTCTGTGAAATTAAATTCATTTGATTAATGCCTAGAATAGGAAACTATTTACAGAGCCTCTCTCGGATTATTACAACAGGAGTTTGGGAAGGGAGactgcggagggagtttcactctgtgtctgaccaaggtaatgtgtgatgggaaggtgcacAGGCGGCTTCACTCGATGTCTGACCCCGCGCAGTGTGCGAtgagacggagtggagggagcttcactctgtgtctgaccactgtgtatatatttcaatgctaggactattgcggggaaggcggttaggtgagggcgtggattgacacgtggaattatgacgttgtagcaattagtgaaacttggctacaggaggggcaggactggcagtttcagggttccgatgtttcagatgtgatcgaggcagaggaatgaaaggtgggggagtagcattgcttgttagggaaaatattacagctgtgctcaggcaggacagattagagggcttgtctactgagtccttatgggtggagctgagaaacaggaaaggtatggccacattagtgggatgtattacagaccacccaaccagtcaacgagaattggaagagcaaatctgcagggaaatagcaagcaactgcaggaaacataaagttgtgctggtaggggattttaattttccatatattaattgggactcccatactgttaggggtctagatggtttaaagtttgtaaagtgtgttcaggaaagttttctaaatcaatatatagagggaccaactagaggggatgcaatattggatctcctgttaggaacaGATTTAGGATAAGCGACGGAAGTCTGTGAAGGGGAGCaatttggttccagtgatcagaaaaccattagtttcaacttgatcatggacaaggattgatctggtcctagggttgaggttctgaactggaagaaggccaaatttgaagaaatgagaaaggatctaaaaagcgtggattgggacaggttgttctctggcaaggatgtgatcggtaggtgggaagccttcaaaggagaaattttgagagtgcagaatttgtatgttcctgtcaggattaaaggcaaagtgaataggaataaggaaccttggttctcaagggttATTGCAACCCTGATAAAGAAGAAGCGGGAGTtgcatgacatgtataggaagcagggagtaaataaggtgcttgaggagtataagaagtgcaagaaaatacttaagaaagaaatcaggagagctaaaagaagacatgaggttgcctttgCAGTCAAagcgaaggataatccaaagagcttttaccggtatattaagagcaaagggattgtaagggacaaaattggtcctcttgaagatcagagtggtcggctatgtgcggaaccaaaggaaatgggggagatcttaaatagggttttttgcgtctgtatttactaaggaaactggcatgaagtctatggaattaggggaaacaagtagtgagatcatggaaactgtacagatcaaaaaggaggaggtccttactgtcttgaggaaaattaaagtggataaatccccgggacctgacagggtgttcagttgaaggagactggtgttgaaattgcaggggcactggcagaaatatttaaaatgtcgctgtctacgggtgaagtgccagaggattggagagtggctcatgttattCCGTTTTTTAAGaagggatcgaaaagtaatccgggaaattataggccggtaagtttaacgtcgatagtaggtaagttattggagggagtactaagagacagaatctacaagcatttggatagacagggacttattagggagagtcaacgtggctttgtgtgtggcaggacatgtttgaccaatctattggagtttctccaggaggttaccaggaaagtggatgaagggaaggcagtggatattgtccacatggacttcagtaaggactttgacaaggtccggCATGGGAGGAtatttaggaaaattcagtcgctaggtatacatgcagaggtgataaattggatcagacattggctcaatggaagaagccaaagagaatTGCTTCcacgagtggaggcctgtgactagtggtgtgccaaagggatcagtgctgggtccattgttatttgtcatctatatcaatgatctggattaaagggccgaatggcctactcttgcacctactttctatgtttctatgataatgtggtaaattggatcagcaaatttgctgatgatacaaagattggacgtgtagtagacagcgaggaaggttttccgagtctgcagagggacttgaaccagctggaaaaatgggctgaaaaatggcagatggagtttaatacagacaagtgtggggtattgcacgttggaaggacaaactaaggtagaacatacagggttaatggtaagccactaaggagtgcagtggaacagagggatctgggaatacagatacaaaattccctaaaagtggcgtcacaggcagatagggtcgtaaagagagtttttggtacattggcctttattaatcaaagtattgagtataacagctggaatgttatgatgaggttgtataaggcactggtgaggccgaatctggagtattgtgttcagttttggtcaccaaattacaggaaggatataaataaggttgaaagagtgcagagaaggtttacaaggatgttgccgggacttgagaaactcagttacagagaaaggttgaataggttaggactttattccctggagcgtagaagaatgaggggagatttgatagaggtatatacaattatgatgggtgtagatagagtgaatgcaagcaggctttttccactgaggcaaggggagaaaaaaaaacagacgacatgggttaagggtgagggggggggaagtttaaagggaacattgggggggggttcttcacacagagagtggtgggagtatggaatgagctgccagacgaggtggtaaatgtgggttcttttttaacatttaagaatatattggacagatacatggatgagaggtgtatggagggatatggtccgtgtgcaggacagtgggactaggcagaaaatggttcggcacagccaagaagggccaaaaggcctgtttctgtgctgtagtttctatggttctatggttctacggAGTGTGCGATGAGACggagtggaggaagcttcactatGATCAGGGACCACCACTGTTCTTCTCACCCTGGTAAACGTGGGAGCCGTGTGAATATCTCCTCTCGTGGTGTTGCACCTACCGCTTCATCCTGTGAATTGATTCGGAGAAGCCTTGAATCAAAGTTTGAACACCGTTGCCCAGCTTCATCGTAAGATGTTGCAAACGTGGAGAAGAAATAACACCGTTCTTTATGTCTGACCCAATCCATCGAACATTTTTCCTCTGAAAAGCAGGAATAAAGAAAAAatcaatctccctccacgccgtccaatcacacactcccggggtcagacacagagtgaatctccctccacaccgtcccatcacacactcccggggtcagacacagagtgaaactccctccacaccgtcccatcacacactcctggagtcaGCCACAGAATGAAGCTCGCTCGACACCGTGGCATCACACACTTTTttagtcagaaacagagtgaaagtTCCTCCATATGTCCCATCAGAGACTCCCGGGGAAGCTCCtaccacgccgtcccatcacacatttctTGGTTTAGTTTTAACGTGACGATGTCTGCCTCTGTCGCATCAAACAAACACACAGGGATGTTCCCAAATAACTCTCCCAAAACACATTCCCTggaccagacacagagtgaagattgCAAGAACACCGTCTCAGCACATGCACGTTGTGTTAGACATGGAGTATAGTTGCTTCTACACCAACCCATCATAAAACCCCGGGGTCAGACTCAAAGTGATGCTCCCTCCAGAATATCCCAACACACAACATGtcctcagacacagagtggaacacttccacaccgtcccatcacacactccaaagATCAGTtttagagtgatgctccctccgtAGCACAGCGTGTCAGTCACAgcgtgaagctccttccacagtaTCTTTTCACAGTCCGCagtggtcagacgcagagtgacaGTC from the Mobula birostris isolate sMobBir1 chromosome 13, sMobBir1.hap1, whole genome shotgun sequence genome contains:
- the LOC140207213 gene encoding CD209 antigen-like protein C isoform X2, which gives rise to MVSERPTGRDRSDSSIWLICVLTATLIITGICWRVHVSHIRQSKCILDRNYHEFNSTLQSKINEMEAKYKAVKETKAQICELLTSRREEKCSMDWVRHKERCYFFSTFATSYDEAGQRCSNFDSRLLRINSQDEASFVNRALASRIAASWIGKCEEGKVVPGLLYYVSFGTPVCIQCQSRGRNDPCNRDRHFICEKSTPLYPAIPENIQGLCQQPVGAS
- the LOC140207213 gene encoding C-type lectin domain family 7 member A-like isoform X1, which gives rise to MLFQRDEMASTTGHSSEVFGNRYRGDVRDDMVSERPTGRDRSDSSIWLICVLTATLIITGICWRVHVSHIRQSKCILDRNYHEFNSTLQSKINEMEAKYKAVKETKAQICELLTSRREEKCSMDWVRHKERCYFFSTFATSYDEAGQRCSNFDSRLLRINSQDEASFVNRALASRIAASWIGKCEEGKVVPGLLYYVSFGTPVCIQCQSRGRNDPCNRDRHFICEKSTPLYPAIPENIQGLCQQPVGAS